One genomic segment of Thermodesulfobacterium sp. TA1 includes these proteins:
- a CDS encoding homoserine dehydrogenase encodes MEEVKIGLLGFGTVGTGVFELLEKNRELIKERIGLVPVIKKILVRDLKKSRNTQVNPELFTTSFEEILEDPEISIVCELIGGISPAKDYVLRALQKGKEVVTANKAILAEYGDEIWGEALKNGRFLGFEASVGGGIPIIKTLREALIGNEIKSIVGIVNGTTNYILTKMLEENMDFREALKEAQKKGYAEADPTLDINGMDAAHKIAILASLSFGSFIKSSQVYVEGIEDIDLMDLTFAKNFGYIIKLLAYAIKQKNYIEVRVHPTLIPENHVLASIRLNYNAFYLTGDFVGDVLLYGLGAGKEPTASAVVSDIITAIEFSYFRKKPFIKYPLTFSQKSYKIRSMDEVEFKYYFRFSALDKPGVLSKISGVLGKYNISIASVVQIGRQKKKQAVPIVMLTHEAKEKNVAKALEEIDNLEVVSAPTKKYRIMDF; translated from the coding sequence ATGGAAGAAGTAAAGATAGGGCTTTTAGGTTTTGGCACTGTAGGAACCGGAGTATTTGAGTTATTAGAAAAGAACCGAGAGCTTATAAAAGAAAGGATTGGTTTAGTTCCGGTTATTAAAAAAATTTTGGTTAGAGACCTAAAAAAATCAAGAAATACTCAAGTGAATCCAGAATTATTTACTACCTCCTTTGAGGAAATATTAGAAGATCCTGAGATTTCTATCGTTTGTGAGTTGATAGGAGGGATTTCTCCTGCCAAAGATTATGTTTTAAGGGCCTTACAAAAAGGGAAAGAGGTGGTTACGGCCAATAAAGCCATACTTGCTGAGTATGGAGATGAAATCTGGGGTGAGGCTTTAAAGAACGGAAGATTTTTAGGGTTTGAAGCCTCGGTAGGCGGAGGAATACCTATAATAAAAACCCTTAGAGAGGCTCTTATTGGGAATGAGATAAAGTCTATAGTCGGGATAGTAAACGGGACTACAAATTATATCCTTACTAAGATGTTAGAAGAAAACATGGATTTTAGAGAAGCTTTAAAAGAGGCACAAAAAAAGGGCTATGCAGAGGCAGACCCTACCTTAGATATAAATGGAATGGATGCCGCCCACAAGATAGCTATTTTAGCCTCTCTTTCTTTTGGTAGTTTTATTAAATCCTCTCAAGTTTATGTAGAAGGGATAGAAGATATAGACCTTATGGACCTTACTTTTGCTAAAAATTTTGGTTATATCATCAAATTGTTAGCCTATGCTATTAAGCAAAAGAATTATATAGAAGTGAGGGTTCATCCTACCCTTATTCCTGAAAATCATGTGTTAGCCTCTATTCGGTTAAACTACAATGCTTTTTATCTTACAGGAGATTTTGTAGGAGATGTATTACTTTATGGTTTAGGGGCAGGTAAAGAACCTACGGCTAGTGCGGTAGTAAGCGACATCATAACTGCTATAGAATTTTCTTATTTTAGAAAAAAGCCTTTTATAAAATATCCCTTGACCTTTAGCCAGAAAAGTTATAAAATAAGATCCATGGATGAGGTAGAGTTTAAATACTATTTTCGTTTTTCTGCGTTAGATAAACCTGGGGTATTGTCAAAAATTTCTGGTGTTTTAGGAAAATATAACATAAGTATTGCTTCAGTGGTTCAGATAGGAAGGCAAAAAAAGAAACAAGCGGTGCCTATAGTAATGCTTACTCATGAAGCTAAAGAAAAAAACGTAGCAAAGGCATTAGAAGAAATAGATAATTTAGAAGTAGTAAGTGCACCTACTAAAAAATATCGTATTATGGACTTTTAA
- a CDS encoding adenosylcobalamin-dependent ribonucleoside-diphosphate reductase, translating into MEKKFINLKESALAILKERYLLKKNGEVVESPEELFQRVSKAVAEGELSFGGTSQAEFYQEKFYQVMANLDFLPNSPTLMNAGTPLGQLSACFVLPIEDSLASIFEALKQAALIHKSGGGTGFSFSKIRPKGDMVASTQGIASGPLSFIQVFDAATEAIKQGGKRRGANMGVLRVDHPDIEEFIEIKFKNPEALRNFNLSVGLTDAFMEAVRKEEKFPLVNPRNKKITKHVDAKELFEKISYFAWASGDPGVLFLDTINRHNPTPHLGEIEATNPCGEQPLLPFESCNLGSINLANFVKDQKIDWEKLKDVVWLAVRFLDDVIEVNRFPLPQITKITRLTRKIGLGVMGFADMLIKLGVSYAEKEALEIAEKLMSFIERESVKASHHLAKERGCFPAFYGSFWDKINLPMRNATTTTIAPTGSISLIAGVSPGIEPLFGVYYERKTLENKILKGFHPLFLEVLGKAGYKENEINEILSEVKKVGLLKYVKISENIKRLFVTTYEVSPETQLLVQAAFQRHTHNAVSKTINLPPNTTVEEIKKIYLKAYELGLKGVTVYRYGCKKEQVIYLGEDNPEGLGCLVCDLSLR; encoded by the coding sequence ATGGAAAAAAAGTTTATTAACTTGAAAGAGTCTGCACTGGCTATTTTAAAAGAAAGATATCTTCTAAAAAAAAACGGAGAGGTAGTAGAGTCCCCTGAAGAACTTTTTCAAAGGGTGTCAAAGGCAGTAGCAGAAGGGGAACTATCTTTTGGCGGAACCTCTCAAGCAGAATTTTATCAAGAAAAATTTTATCAAGTGATGGCCAATTTAGATTTCTTACCTAATTCACCCACCCTTATGAATGCAGGAACTCCTTTAGGGCAACTTTCTGCCTGTTTTGTGCTTCCTATAGAGGATTCTTTAGCTTCTATTTTTGAGGCCTTAAAACAGGCAGCCCTTATTCATAAATCTGGAGGAGGCACCGGTTTTTCTTTTTCTAAAATTAGACCTAAGGGGGATATGGTAGCAAGCACCCAGGGAATAGCCAGTGGCCCTCTTTCGTTTATTCAGGTGTTCGATGCGGCTACCGAGGCTATCAAACAGGGTGGAAAACGACGTGGGGCTAACATGGGGGTTCTTAGGGTTGATCATCCTGATATAGAAGAATTTATAGAGATAAAGTTTAAAAATCCTGAGGCTTTAAGAAACTTTAACCTTTCAGTAGGACTCACCGACGCTTTTATGGAGGCAGTAAGAAAAGAAGAAAAATTTCCTTTGGTTAATCCAAGAAATAAAAAAATTACAAAACATGTAGACGCTAAAGAACTTTTTGAAAAGATTAGTTATTTTGCTTGGGCTTCAGGGGACCCAGGGGTTTTATTTTTAGATACCATAAACCGACACAACCCTACACCACATTTAGGAGAGATCGAAGCTACCAATCCTTGCGGAGAACAACCACTATTACCTTTTGAGTCTTGTAATTTAGGCTCGATAAACTTAGCTAACTTTGTAAAAGATCAAAAAATAGATTGGGAGAAGCTAAAGGATGTTGTCTGGTTAGCCGTTAGGTTTTTAGATGATGTGATAGAGGTTAACAGGTTTCCTTTACCTCAGATAACCAAGATTACCAGACTTACCAGAAAGATAGGTTTAGGAGTAATGGGTTTTGCGGACATGCTCATCAAGTTAGGTGTTTCTTATGCAGAAAAAGAAGCTTTAGAAATAGCAGAAAAATTAATGAGTTTTATCGAAAGAGAATCGGTAAAGGCTTCGCATCATTTAGCTAAGGAAAGAGGATGTTTCCCTGCTTTTTATGGTAGTTTTTGGGACAAAATTAACCTCCCTATGAGAAATGCGACCACAACTACCATCGCTCCTACAGGTAGTATTTCTTTAATAGCAGGTGTTTCTCCAGGCATAGAACCTCTTTTTGGCGTTTATTATGAAAGAAAAACCTTAGAAAATAAGATTTTAAAAGGATTTCATCCGTTGTTTTTAGAGGTTTTAGGTAAAGCAGGGTATAAAGAAAATGAAATAAATGAGATTTTATCAGAGGTAAAGAAGGTAGGGCTCTTAAAATATGTAAAAATTTCAGAAAACATAAAGAGGCTTTTTGTAACCACCTATGAGGTATCTCCTGAGACGCAACTTTTGGTTCAGGCAGCTTTTCAAAGACATACCCATAACGCAGTTTCTAAAACCATCAATCTACCTCCTAATACCACAGTTGAGGAGATTAAAAAGATTTATCTTAAGGCTTATGAATTAGGTCTTAAAGGGGTTACGGTTTATAGGTATGGGTGTAAGAAAGAACAGGTGATATATTTAGGGGAAGATAACCCTGAGGGTTTAGGTTGTTTAGTATGTGATTTATCCTTAAGATAA
- a CDS encoding DUF6178 family protein codes for MKTLFKKTFEGLSLDLKEILKLSEKELEKRLQALDFYQAYDLVLNAPWEDKAKLILNSPYPEGLVKNLPYQELFLTIKASSLDLSVELLSYAKGSQIQFMFDMDCWYKDRIKKERVASWIVLLFHAGEGKVLEWLKVADFDFLIAMFQKFIKVYKKPDDIELIEAMDFLPYFTLDDFYFIEFQNEALEFYFRRMIEILREEMAETYFALLESVIWEIPAEVEERAYRWRNGRLADEGILEYFEALDVYTILHPKSLRKIEPIALPSSEEKEEFSPINIMVYPGEEELLIFKVVEAINDPYQIGRIKKELAWLANKVIIVDNVVIDEIEQVKKSLDKLWGSLNLGIEYLSQGNREVAKSLVEEHFLEDLFRVAQTLLKQLRKFALSVTKSKDFDPSVLRYLDQPYKGYLEGVLVKKINEIRYFRPEKIGTLEEYTFFKKISEVNTARRYIEEIGYIAPVMERMFGSTLSWIKEVNQPGRNYDVNFLTWSGLILTSFFHWKLNGEFIFKAIPKSSWAKVLNELFEEKEDHCELKPEMKETFFKSFENYVKTNWYYEGELLNSFLNFVIEKLSLEFRNIDLKNPPDPKYQTLILIDLNH; via the coding sequence TCAGGCCTATGATTTGGTGCTTAATGCCCCTTGGGAGGATAAGGCTAAACTTATACTAAACTCTCCTTATCCTGAGGGTTTAGTAAAAAATCTTCCTTATCAAGAGTTGTTTTTAACCATCAAAGCTTCTTCTCTTGATTTATCGGTTGAGCTTCTTTCTTATGCTAAAGGAAGTCAAATTCAGTTTATGTTTGATATGGATTGTTGGTATAAAGACCGAATTAAAAAAGAAAGGGTTGCTTCTTGGATAGTCCTACTCTTTCATGCGGGAGAGGGAAAAGTTTTAGAATGGTTAAAGGTAGCTGATTTTGATTTTTTGATAGCGATGTTTCAGAAGTTTATTAAGGTATACAAAAAGCCAGACGATATAGAGTTAATAGAAGCTATGGACTTTTTGCCTTATTTTACTTTAGATGATTTCTATTTTATAGAATTTCAAAATGAGGCTTTAGAATTTTATTTCAGGAGAATGATAGAGATTTTAAGAGAGGAAATGGCAGAAACTTATTTTGCCTTGCTTGAGTCTGTAATCTGGGAGATTCCAGCAGAGGTAGAGGAGAGGGCTTATCGGTGGAGAAACGGAAGGTTAGCTGATGAAGGTATTCTTGAATATTTTGAAGCTTTAGACGTTTATACTATTTTGCATCCCAAAAGCTTAAGAAAAATAGAACCTATAGCGCTTCCTTCTTCAGAAGAGAAAGAGGAATTTTCTCCGATTAATATCATGGTTTATCCTGGAGAGGAGGAGTTGTTGATTTTTAAAGTTGTAGAGGCTATAAATGACCCTTATCAGATAGGAAGAATAAAAAAAGAACTTGCTTGGTTGGCTAATAAGGTAATCATCGTAGACAACGTCGTCATAGACGAGATAGAGCAGGTTAAAAAAAGTTTAGATAAATTATGGGGTAGTTTAAACTTAGGGATAGAATATCTTTCTCAAGGGAACAGAGAGGTAGCCAAAAGTTTGGTAGAAGAACATTTCCTCGAAGACCTTTTTAGGGTAGCTCAGACCCTACTTAAACAACTTCGAAAATTCGCCCTTTCGGTTACTAAAAGTAAAGATTTTGATCCTTCGGTTTTAAGATATCTTGACCAACCTTATAAAGGATATCTTGAAGGGGTTTTGGTGAAAAAAATAAACGAAATAAGGTATTTCCGTCCAGAAAAAATAGGGACATTAGAAGAATACACCTTTTTTAAGAAAATAAGCGAAGTAAATACCGCTCGTAGGTATATAGAGGAAATAGGTTATATAGCTCCGGTGATGGAGAGGATGTTTGGTTCAACCCTTAGTTGGATTAAAGAAGTAAACCAACCAGGTAGAAATTATGATGTAAACTTTTTAACCTGGAGTGGGCTTATCCTTACTTCTTTTTTTCACTGGAAATTAAACGGAGAGTTTATTTTTAAAGCCATACCTAAAAGTAGTTGGGCTAAAGTTTTAAATGAACTTTTTGAAGAAAAAGAAGATCATTGCGAGCTTAAACCAGAGATGAAAGAGACATTTTTTAAAAGTTTTGAAAACTATGTAAAAACGAACTGGTATTATGAAGGAGAATTGTTAAACTCTTTTCTCAACTTTGTCATAGAAAAACTTTCTTTAGAGTTTAGAAATATCGACCTTAAAAACCCCCCTGATCCCAAATACCAAACCTTGATTTTGATAGACCTAAACCATTGA